The following are from one region of the Gloeomargarita lithophora Alchichica-D10 genome:
- a CDS encoding lysophospholipid acyltransferase family protein gives MPAREPWSAQVLYYLFKWTFLGPGFWWYLRGRVEGFEYVPRRGAFLVVCNHASDFDPPLVSCALGRPVAYMAKAELFQVPVLATLIRWYGAFPVRRGTSDRQAIQAALTALSQGWATGIFLPGTRTPDGRVTEPKLGAALIAAKAQVPLLPVMLWGTQHIRPSGCRWPRPAPVTVRIAPPIAPPPDTHRATLEAITWDCCRVLNQLHDRGR, from the coding sequence GTGCCCGCCCGCGAACCCTGGTCAGCCCAAGTCCTGTACTACCTGTTCAAGTGGACTTTCCTGGGGCCTGGCTTTTGGTGGTACCTGCGGGGACGGGTGGAGGGATTTGAGTATGTGCCCCGCCGGGGAGCTTTTTTGGTGGTGTGTAACCACGCCAGCGATTTTGACCCGCCCCTGGTGTCCTGCGCCCTGGGGCGACCGGTGGCTTATATGGCGAAGGCGGAATTATTTCAAGTGCCGGTACTGGCGACTTTAATTCGTTGGTACGGAGCGTTTCCCGTGCGGCGGGGCACCTCCGACCGCCAGGCGATCCAGGCGGCACTCACCGCTTTGAGTCAGGGCTGGGCAACGGGGATTTTTTTGCCCGGCACCCGCACCCCCGATGGCCGGGTCACCGAACCAAAATTGGGGGCGGCCTTGATTGCGGCTAAAGCCCAGGTGCCTTTGCTGCCGGTGATGCTCTGGGGTACCCAACACATCCGCCCCAGTGGTTGCCGCTGGCCTCGCCCCGCCCCGGTGACCGTCCGCATTGCCCCGCCCATTGCCCCGCCCCCGGATACCCACCGGGCAACCCTGGAAGCCATCACCTGGGACTGTTGCCGGGTCTTGAACCAACTGCACGACCGGGGACGTTGA
- the folD gene encoding bifunctional methylenetetrahydrofolate dehydrogenase/methenyltetrahydrofolate cyclohydrolase FolD, whose amino-acid sequence MTPMTAQILDGKTLAQRLKGQLQTWLAEVSPQVGRPPGLAVIWVGDNPASAAYVGQKQKSCAQVGITSFGGQFPAHTSQGELAHLIQQFNQDERVDGILVQLPLPADLDSTKLLHTITPDKDVDGLHLVNLGKLLRGEPGLQSCTPAGVMRLLGHYQIPLAGKQAVVVGRSILVGKPLGLLLLASDATVTFAHSRTPDLAGLTRQADILISAVGRQGLITPQMVKPGAVVVDVGINRTPAGLVGDVDFVGVQAVASYLTPVPGGVGAMTVAQLLLNTVQSYGQRHELVMPQFSG is encoded by the coding sequence ATGACTCCGATGACAGCGCAAATCCTCGATGGTAAAACCCTGGCGCAACGCCTGAAGGGGCAATTGCAAACCTGGTTGGCGGAGGTCAGCCCCCAGGTGGGTCGCCCGCCCGGTTTGGCGGTGATTTGGGTGGGGGACAACCCCGCCAGTGCCGCCTATGTGGGACAAAAGCAAAAATCCTGCGCCCAGGTGGGGATCACCAGCTTTGGGGGGCAATTCCCGGCGCATACCAGCCAGGGAGAACTAGCGCACCTGATTCAGCAGTTTAACCAGGATGAGCGGGTGGATGGGATTTTGGTGCAGTTGCCCCTGCCAGCAGATTTAGATAGTACAAAATTATTACATACTATTACTCCAGACAAAGATGTAGATGGCCTGCATCTGGTGAATCTGGGCAAGCTCTTGCGGGGGGAACCGGGGCTACAAAGTTGTACTCCCGCCGGGGTGATGCGGTTGTTGGGGCATTACCAAATTCCTTTGGCGGGCAAACAGGCGGTGGTGGTGGGGCGCAGTATTCTGGTGGGCAAACCCTTGGGATTGTTACTCCTCGCCAGCGATGCGACGGTGACCTTTGCCCATTCCCGTACCCCGGATTTAGCCGGATTAACCCGGCAGGCGGACATTCTGATCAGTGCGGTGGGGCGGCAGGGGTTGATTACGCCGCAGATGGTCAAACCGGGGGCGGTGGTGGTGGATGTGGGGATCAACCGTACCCCGGCGGGGCTGGTGGGGGATGTGGATTTTGTCGGGGTGCAGGCGGTTGCCAGTTACCTAACGCCGGTGCCGGGGGGGGTGGGAGCGATGACCGTAGCCCAGTTGTTGCTGAATACGGTACAAAGTTATGGCCAACGGCACGAATTGGTCATGCCCCAGTTTTCTGGCTAA
- a CDS encoding tetratricopeptide repeat protein, giving the protein MKYKHYQVWGVALFLWAGLGLTPVGLAQAPTVESLLQKAVERGKKGDFEAAIFELNQAIKLAPTNATAITLRGIAYTNLGNAKQALEDFTKAIQLAPKAAAPYGYRGIVRRQLQDLPGALGDVNEAIKIDGKNPGFYSFRGALHADGGDRAKAISDFQQAAKLFGERGDTEGVKEMQEFIAILQKEPVAPAPAPQKPGTQAAPLKPTAPK; this is encoded by the coding sequence ATGAAATACAAGCATTATCAAGTCTGGGGAGTGGCGTTGTTCTTGTGGGCGGGGTTGGGGTTGACCCCGGTTGGCCTTGCCCAAGCACCGACGGTGGAATCCCTGCTCCAAAAGGCGGTGGAGCGGGGGAAAAAGGGGGATTTTGAGGCGGCCATTTTTGAACTCAACCAGGCAATTAAATTAGCCCCCACCAATGCCACGGCCATTACCCTGCGGGGGATTGCCTACACGAATTTGGGGAATGCCAAACAGGCTTTGGAAGATTTCACCAAGGCAATTCAACTGGCACCAAAGGCGGCGGCTCCCTACGGCTATCGGGGCATTGTGCGGCGACAATTGCAGGATTTGCCGGGGGCTTTGGGGGATGTGAATGAAGCGATTAAAATTGATGGCAAAAATCCCGGTTTTTATTCCTTTCGGGGGGCGCTCCATGCGGATGGTGGTGACCGGGCCAAAGCCATCAGTGATTTTCAGCAGGCGGCCAAACTGTTTGGGGAACGGGGGGACACGGAAGGGGTGAAGGAAATGCAGGAATTTATCGCCATTTTGCAAAAAGAACCCGTTGCTCCGGCGCCCGCTCCCCAGAAGCCCGGCACCCAGGCGGCTCCCCTCAAACCCACCGCCCCGAAATAA
- the psbU gene encoding photosystem II complex extrinsic protein PsbU — MKGLWQGLCWLGVAVVLWLGLSQPVWATAKVERSGLNQVDAKLASPFGKQIDLNNTNVSAFSKYRGMYPTIAKVVVANAPYEQVEDVLKISGLTPQQKEILQSHLGDFTLTEPEASLVLDRINNGIYR, encoded by the coding sequence ATGAAAGGTCTGTGGCAGGGGTTGTGCTGGTTAGGGGTAGCGGTTGTCCTGTGGCTGGGGCTGAGCCAGCCGGTGTGGGCAACGGCCAAAGTAGAACGCTCCGGTTTGAACCAGGTGGATGCGAAGTTGGCTTCCCCGTTTGGGAAACAAATTGACCTGAATAATACCAATGTGAGTGCGTTTAGTAAATATCGGGGGATGTACCCGACCATCGCCAAGGTGGTGGTGGCGAATGCTCCCTACGAGCAGGTGGAGGATGTGTTGAAAATTTCCGGTTTAACGCCCCAGCAAAAGGAGATTTTGCAGTCTCACCTGGGGGATTTTACCCTGACGGAACCGGAGGCTTCCCTGGTGCTGGATCGGATCAATAACGGTATCTACCGCTAA
- the argS gene encoding arginine--tRNA ligase, with product MQTPGEWLNQHLTTVIGRLLDQPEWAPGESLVVPASQSKFGDFQCNIALGLAKSRHQKPRDLALEIIENLQLDERCEPPTIAGPGFINFTLKPAYIQSWLTWQIQDPRCGVPKVKEPETIIVDFSSPNIAKEMHVGHLRSTIIGDCLARLFEFQGHQVLRLNHVGDWGTQFGMLIAYLREGYPEFFTQNQGIDLGDLVSFYRQAKQRFDGDEEFQNNARQIVVQLQAGDPELLTAWRFLCDLSRREFQQIYNLLDVQLTERGESFYNPFLPEIVQELKNKNLAVLDQGAWCVFGEGFTNVDGSALPLIIQKSDGGYNYATTDLAALRYRVQKDGAQKIIYITDVGQSQHFAQVFQVAKKAGWLPETVQCIHVPFGLVLGEDGKKFRTRSGETVRLKDLLEEAIRRAEQDIVARLHTEERQETPEFIQNLAQVIGISAVKYADLSQNRLSNYSFSYDKMLALQGNTAPYLLYAYVRVQGIARKGEINFAEFVPEFVLLTETELTLAKHLMQFPDVVEQMGNDLLPNRLGNYLFELSQKFNQFYDQCPILAAPDPERTSRLGLAHLTAKVLRLGLSLLGIPVVERM from the coding sequence ATGCAAACCCCTGGGGAATGGCTAAATCAACATTTAACTACGGTCATTGGCAGGCTTTTAGACCAGCCGGAATGGGCACCGGGGGAATCATTAGTCGTCCCCGCCAGCCAGTCTAAATTTGGTGATTTCCAGTGTAATATCGCCCTGGGTTTAGCCAAGTCACGCCACCAAAAACCCCGGGATTTGGCTCTGGAAATCATAGAAAATTTACAACTGGATGAACGATGTGAACCGCCCACGATTGCTGGGCCAGGGTTTATCAATTTTACCTTGAAACCTGCGTACATCCAATCCTGGTTGACCTGGCAAATTCAAGACCCCCGGTGTGGGGTGCCCAAAGTTAAGGAACCCGAAACCATTATTGTGGATTTTTCCAGCCCCAATATCGCCAAGGAAATGCACGTGGGTCACCTGCGTTCCACCATTATTGGCGACTGCCTTGCCCGATTATTTGAGTTCCAAGGCCATCAGGTGTTACGGTTGAATCATGTGGGGGATTGGGGCACCCAATTTGGGATGCTCATTGCCTACCTGCGGGAAGGGTACCCCGAATTTTTTACCCAAAACCAGGGGATTGATTTAGGGGATTTGGTGAGCTTTTATCGGCAAGCGAAGCAACGCTTTGATGGGGATGAAGAATTTCAAAATAATGCCCGTCAAATTGTGGTGCAACTGCAAGCGGGCGACCCGGAATTACTGACAGCGTGGCGGTTTTTGTGTGATTTATCTCGCCGGGAATTTCAGCAGATTTATAATCTGTTAGATGTGCAACTCACCGAGCGCGGGGAATCGTTTTATAACCCGTTTTTACCCGAAATTGTCCAGGAATTAAAAAATAAGAATTTAGCGGTTTTAGACCAGGGGGCGTGGTGTGTTTTTGGGGAGGGGTTTACCAATGTGGATGGTAGTGCGTTACCTTTGATTATTCAAAAATCCGATGGGGGTTACAACTACGCTACAACGGATTTAGCCGCCCTGCGTTATCGGGTGCAGAAGGATGGGGCACAGAAAATCATTTACATTACCGATGTGGGGCAAAGTCAGCATTTTGCCCAGGTGTTTCAGGTGGCAAAAAAAGCGGGTTGGTTACCTGAAACTGTGCAATGTATTCATGTGCCGTTTGGGTTGGTGTTGGGAGAAGATGGCAAAAAATTCCGCACCCGCTCCGGGGAAACCGTGCGCTTGAAAGATTTATTAGAAGAAGCAATCCGGCGGGCGGAGCAAGATATTGTCGCCAGGTTACATACAGAAGAACGGCAGGAAACCCCGGAGTTTATCCAAAACTTAGCCCAGGTGATTGGTATTAGTGCGGTGAAGTATGCGGATTTGAGTCAAAATCGTTTGAGCAATTATAGTTTTAGCTACGATAAAATGCTGGCACTGCAAGGTAATACGGCTCCCTATTTGCTTTATGCTTATGTGCGGGTGCAGGGGATTGCCCGCAAGGGGGAAATTAATTTTGCAGAGTTTGTGCCGGAATTTGTTTTATTAACAGAAACGGAATTAACCTTAGCCAAACATTTGATGCAATTTCCCGATGTGGTCGAGCAAATGGGAAATGATTTACTCCCCAATCGTTTGGGTAATTATCTATTTGAACTCAGCCAAAAATTTAATCAATTTTATGACCAATGCCCGATTTTAGCCGCCCCTGACCCGGAGCGTACTTCCCGCCTGGGATTGGCGCATTTGACCGCCAAGGTATTGCGTTTGGGCTTATCCTTGTTAGGGATTCCGGTGGTGGAACGGATGTGA
- a CDS encoding sugar phosphate nucleotidyltransferase: MAYKAMILAAGKGTRVRPITYTIPKPMIPILERPVMEFLVDLLRRHGITQIMVNVSHLAHQIENYFRDGQRFGVQIAYSFEGRIVEGELIGEALGSAGGMKRIQEFHPFFDDTFVVLCGDALIDLDLTAAIRWHHQRQSLATIITKSVPLGVVANYGVVVTDEQYRIQSFQEKPHQNEALSTQINTGIYIFEPEIFKYIPSGQVYDLGSQLFPRLVELGLPFYALPMEFEWIDIGQVPDYWRTVQMVLQGQVPHVPIPGQQIRPGIYTGLNVAADWTKIHLQAPIYIGGMTYIEPGVTIIGPAMIGPNCRLGQNACVERSIIFEYSRLGDGVHLKDKLVFGRYCVDKSGATIDLQKAALDWLITDARCAMPPSVVATNQTQ; the protein is encoded by the coding sequence ATGGCCTACAAAGCAATGATCCTCGCCGCCGGGAAAGGCACCCGGGTGCGCCCAATTACCTATACCATTCCCAAGCCGATGATTCCGATTTTGGAACGCCCGGTGATGGAATTTTTAGTGGATTTATTGCGGCGACATGGCATTACCCAAATCATGGTGAATGTGAGTCATTTGGCGCATCAAATTGAAAATTATTTCCGGGATGGGCAAAGGTTTGGGGTACAGATTGCCTATTCCTTTGAGGGGCGGATTGTCGAAGGGGAATTGATCGGAGAAGCGCTTGGTTCCGCCGGTGGCATGAAACGGATTCAGGAATTTCATCCCTTTTTTGATGATACGTTTGTGGTGCTGTGTGGGGATGCGTTGATTGACTTGGATTTAACAGCGGCCATTCGTTGGCATCACCAACGGCAATCCCTGGCGACCATTATTACCAAATCCGTGCCCTTAGGGGTGGTTGCCAATTACGGGGTAGTGGTGACGGATGAGCAGTATCGCATTCAATCGTTTCAGGAAAAGCCCCACCAAAATGAAGCCCTGAGTACCCAAATCAATACGGGGATTTATATTTTTGAACCGGAAATTTTTAAGTATATCCCCAGTGGTCAAGTCTATGATTTGGGCAGTCAACTTTTCCCCCGCTTGGTGGAATTGGGACTGCCCTTTTACGCCCTACCGATGGAATTTGAATGGATTGATATTGGTCAAGTCCCCGACTATTGGCGCACGGTGCAAATGGTTTTGCAAGGACAAGTTCCCCACGTACCGATTCCGGGACAACAAATTCGGCCAGGGATTTATACGGGTTTGAATGTGGCCGCCGATTGGACAAAAATTCATCTCCAAGCCCCGATTTATATTGGGGGTATGACCTACATTGAACCGGGGGTAACCATTATTGGCCCAGCCATGATTGGTCCGAATTGTCGCCTGGGACAAAACGCCTGTGTGGAGCGCAGTATTATTTTTGAATACTCGCGCTTGGGGGATGGGGTACATTTGAAAGATAAATTGGTATTTGGGCGGTATTGTGTGGACAAAAGCGGGGCAACGATTGATTTGCAAAAGGCGGCTTTGGATTGGCTAATTACCGATGCCCGTTGTGCCATGCCCCCCAGTGTAGTTGCCACTAATCAAACCCAATAG
- a CDS encoding pentapeptide repeat-containing protein, which yields MTNSTDAQQLLQRYQAGERHFAGMELTNADLTGADLAGVNLQGAVLSGAVLVGANLSGQFQGASLTGALLNRANLSGVDLRGASLIGANLQGVNLSGANLSGANMHGANLTFANLRDAHLMEVNLSSANLSGAVLKRANLRGADLTKARLISTDFSQATMPDGTVRA from the coding sequence ATGACCAATTCCACGGATGCTCAGCAACTTTTACAACGATACCAGGCCGGAGAACGCCATTTCGCCGGGATGGAGTTGACCAATGCCGACCTCACCGGAGCCGACCTCGCCGGGGTCAATCTCCAGGGGGCAGTGCTCAGCGGCGCCGTGTTGGTGGGAGCCAACCTGAGCGGCCAATTCCAGGGTGCCAGCCTCACCGGGGCTTTGCTTAACCGCGCCAACCTCAGCGGTGTTGACCTGCGGGGGGCATCGCTGATCGGGGCGAATTTGCAGGGGGTGAACCTCAGCGGTGCCAATCTTAGCGGCGCCAACATGCACGGAGCCAATCTCACCTTTGCCAATCTCCGGGATGCCCATCTGATGGAGGTCAATTTGAGTTCGGCGAATTTATCCGGGGCAGTCCTAAAACGAGCCAATTTACGGGGAGCCGACCTGACCAAAGCGCGCCTGATCAGTACGGATTTTAGCCAAGCCACCATGCCCGATGGCACAGTTCGGGCGTAG
- the nadB gene encoding L-aspartate oxidase, with translation MSCASPPDFDVLVVGGGAAGLYGALSLPKALRVGLLTKDPLERSASGWAQGGIAAVTDPEDSWSLHTQDTLRAGAGLCDPEAVRFLVSQGGDCIQRLVALGVAFDRYGEGLALTLEAAHSRPRILHAADRTGRELVSTLAEQVFQQSHIQVLPEALVIDLWVQDGQCHGVRVWHRGELHTWRCGAVVVATGGGGQLFHPTTNPPASTGDGLAMAWRAGATLRDVEFVQFHPTALAVAGAPALLISEAVRGEGAHLLNHRGERFLYQYHPDGELAPRYVVSRAIFQELRHSGQCQVWLDLRPMESSRVERRFPNILHTCRQWGIDPLREPVPVAPAAHYWMGGIVTDLHARTTIPGLYAIGEVASTGVHGANRLASNSLLECLVFGAQLRGIALTAPPALPTPVELGTILDWPGLAGIRQDLPVLMGQRAGIARDAVGLNVGLHQVQQWRAEMGSFPPQGADFAQIRLWAETRNLLDSAYLVLGSALYRRESRGSHYRLDWPEPVAGFHAHTVIQGERWQLTPVQDLAA, from the coding sequence ATGTCCTGCGCCTCTCCCCCGGATTTTGATGTATTGGTGGTCGGGGGCGGGGCGGCGGGGCTATACGGGGCGTTGTCCCTACCGAAGGCTTTGCGGGTGGGATTGCTCACCAAAGACCCCTTGGAACGCTCCGCCAGCGGTTGGGCGCAGGGGGGGATTGCCGCCGTGACCGACCCGGAGGATTCCTGGTCGTTGCATACCCAGGACACTCTGCGGGCGGGGGCGGGGTTGTGTGACCCGGAGGCGGTGCGGTTTTTGGTGTCCCAGGGGGGGGATTGTATTCAGCGGCTGGTGGCGTTGGGGGTGGCCTTTGACCGCTACGGGGAGGGGTTGGCCTTGACTTTGGAGGCGGCACATTCCCGGCCGCGGATTTTGCACGCCGCTGACCGCACGGGGCGGGAGTTGGTGAGTACGTTAGCAGAACAGGTTTTTCAGCAATCCCATATCCAGGTGTTGCCGGAAGCACTGGTGATTGACCTGTGGGTACAGGATGGGCAATGTCATGGGGTACGGGTGTGGCACCGGGGAGAACTGCACACCTGGCGGTGTGGGGCGGTGGTGGTGGCGACCGGGGGCGGCGGCCAGCTATTTCACCCCACGACCAATCCCCCCGCCAGCACCGGGGATGGGTTGGCGATGGCTTGGCGGGCGGGGGCGACCCTGCGGGATGTGGAGTTTGTCCAGTTTCACCCGACGGCCTTGGCGGTGGCGGGGGCACCGGCGCTGTTAATTTCGGAGGCGGTGCGGGGGGAGGGGGCGCATTTGCTCAACCACCGGGGGGAACGGTTTTTGTACCAATACCACCCGGACGGGGAACTGGCACCCAGGTATGTGGTCAGTCGGGCGATTTTCCAAGAATTGCGGCACAGCGGCCAGTGCCAGGTGTGGTTAGACCTGCGGCCTATGGAATCCAGCCGGGTGGAACGCCGGTTTCCCAATATCCTGCACACCTGTCGCCAGTGGGGGATTGACCCCCTGCGGGAACCGGTGCCCGTTGCCCCGGCGGCTCACTACTGGATGGGGGGGATTGTCACGGATTTACACGCCCGCACTACAATCCCTGGACTCTATGCCATTGGTGAGGTAGCCAGTACGGGGGTGCATGGGGCGAACCGGTTGGCGAGTAATTCGCTGTTGGAATGTTTGGTGTTTGGGGCGCAGTTGCGGGGGATTGCACTCACGGCTCCGCCCGCACTGCCGACTCCGGTGGAGCTGGGGACAATACTGGATTGGCCGGGGCTGGCCGGGATACGTCAAGATTTACCAGTGTTGATGGGTCAACGGGCGGGGATTGCCCGGGATGCGGTGGGCTTGAATGTGGGGTTACACCAGGTGCAACAGTGGCGGGCGGAAATGGGTTCTTTCCCTCCCCAGGGGGCGGATTTTGCCCAGATACGCCTGTGGGCGGAAACCCGCAATTTGCTAGACAGTGCCTATCTAGTCCTGGGCAGTGCCCTGTACCGGCGGGAATCCCGGGGCAGTCATTACCGGTTGGATTGGCCGGAACCGGTGGCTGGGTTTCACGCCCATACGGTGATCCAGGGGGAACGGTGGCAGTTGACCCCGGTGCAGGATTTGGCCGCCTAG
- the cphA gene encoding cyanophycin synthetase: protein MKILQVLTLRGPNYWSIRRHRLIVLRLDLEDLDERFSDELRGFYEALVGLLPSLEEHFCSPGCRGGFLQRLREGTLMGHVIEHVALELQSLAGMPLNFGRTRETRNRGVYNVVYEYQQERAGRVAGRAAVRICATLADGERYPQAELAADLAELRELKQAASLGLTTDALIQAAEQRGIPWVRLPVRDVVQLGWGVKQRRLQAAQTDLTGMLGVELAGDKDSTKILLQTAGIPVPEGDVIRRFEDLEEAIDRAGGFPLVIKPLDGNHGRGITLNIRTYPDAAVAYDLAKQSAKTGSVIVERYHRGGDYRVLVVGGQVVAAAQRVPAQVVGDGRSTISELVARLNQDPRRGEGHDNVLTRVELNQASDWVLRQQGHSLDTILRPGEICYLKNTANLSTGGMAIDCTDTIHPENRWLCERAARWVGLDIAGIDLITPDITQPLRLVDGVVVEVNAAPGLRMHLQPSEGTPRNVSAPILDLLFPGGSRGEIPIVAITGTNGKTTTTRLTAHLCKQTGKTVGFTTTDGTYIGDYLAEPGDNTGPQSARLILNDPAVELAVLESARGGILRSGLAFPHCQVGVVLNVSDDHLGSYDIETLEQMASVKSVVAEVVHPDGLAVLNAEDELVVAMAQRVKGAVGYFSLDPEHPVLRQHLQRGGLGATVINGEITLLEGEKTIPVLPVQEVPLTLGGTVRFMTANALAAVLAAYRVGVNLDQLAAGLRTFAAGVAQTPGRMNLLAVQDFHVLIDYAHNPHGYRAVGEFVAGWQKGERIGVIGAPGDRRDEDLREMGRIAAGLFDRLIIKEDDDTRGRPRGEAANWLQMGVTETVATRVLQVILDETEAIETALKQAKTGDLVVVFPESVQRTLALVLGTPPQ from the coding sequence ATGAAAATTCTCCAGGTATTGACGTTGCGGGGGCCAAATTATTGGAGTATTCGCCGCCATCGCCTGATTGTCCTGCGCCTGGATTTGGAGGATTTGGATGAACGCTTTAGCGATGAACTGCGGGGTTTTTATGAGGCATTGGTGGGGTTACTGCCCTCGTTAGAAGAGCATTTTTGTTCCCCTGGGTGCCGGGGCGGTTTTTTGCAACGCCTGCGGGAAGGCACCTTGATGGGTCATGTGATCGAACACGTCGCCCTGGAATTGCAAAGCCTGGCGGGGATGCCCCTGAATTTTGGCCGCACCCGGGAAACCCGCAATCGGGGGGTGTATAACGTGGTGTATGAATACCAACAGGAACGGGCGGGCAGGGTTGCGGGACGGGCTGCCGTGCGGATTTGTGCCACCCTGGCGGACGGGGAACGCTACCCCCAGGCGGAACTGGCGGCGGATTTGGCGGAATTGCGGGAATTGAAACAGGCGGCCTCCCTGGGTTTAACCACGGATGCCCTGATCCAGGCGGCGGAACAGCGGGGGATTCCCTGGGTGCGCTTACCGGTGCGGGATGTGGTGCAGTTGGGCTGGGGGGTTAAGCAACGCCGGTTACAGGCGGCTCAGACCGACCTGACCGGGATGTTGGGGGTGGAACTGGCGGGGGACAAAGATAGTACCAAAATCCTCCTGCAAACGGCGGGGATTCCGGTACCGGAGGGGGATGTGATCCGCCGGTTTGAGGATTTGGAGGAGGCGATTGACCGGGCGGGGGGGTTCCCCTTGGTGATTAAACCCCTGGATGGCAATCATGGCCGGGGGATTACCCTGAACATTCGCACCTATCCCGATGCGGCGGTGGCCTACGATTTGGCGAAACAGTCAGCCAAAACCGGCTCGGTGATTGTGGAGCGGTATCACCGGGGGGGGGACTACCGGGTGCTGGTGGTGGGGGGACAGGTGGTGGCGGCGGCGCAACGGGTACCGGCGCAGGTGGTGGGGGATGGCCGCAGCACCATTAGTGAATTGGTGGCACGCCTCAACCAAGACCCCCGCCGGGGCGAGGGGCATGACAATGTGCTGACGCGGGTGGAGTTGAACCAGGCCAGCGATTGGGTACTGCGCCAACAGGGGCACAGTTTGGATACGATTTTGCGCCCTGGGGAAATTTGTTACTTAAAAAATACTGCCAATCTTAGCACCGGTGGTATGGCGATTGACTGTACGGATACCATTCACCCGGAAAATCGCTGGCTCTGCGAACGGGCGGCGCGGTGGGTGGGTTTGGATATTGCGGGGATTGATCTCATTACTCCGGATATTACCCAGCCCCTGCGCCTGGTGGATGGGGTGGTGGTGGAGGTGAATGCGGCACCTGGCCTACGGATGCACCTGCAACCGAGTGAGGGGACACCCCGGAATGTGTCGGCACCGATTTTAGACCTGCTGTTTCCGGGGGGCAGTCGGGGGGAAATTCCCATCGTGGCGATCACGGGCACCAACGGCAAAACGACCACGACCCGCCTGACGGCGCATTTGTGTAAGCAAACGGGCAAAACCGTGGGCTTTACCACCACGGATGGGACGTACATCGGGGATTATTTGGCGGAACCGGGGGACAATACCGGCCCCCAGAGTGCCCGCCTGATTCTCAACGACCCGGCGGTGGAATTGGCGGTGTTGGAAAGCGCCCGGGGGGGGATTTTGCGCTCTGGGTTGGCCTTCCCCCATTGTCAAGTCGGGGTAGTATTGAATGTCTCGGACGACCACCTGGGCAGTTATGATATTGAGACTTTGGAGCAAATGGCCTCGGTGAAAAGTGTGGTGGCGGAGGTGGTGCATCCCGACGGGCTGGCGGTGCTGAACGCCGAGGACGAGTTGGTGGTGGCGATGGCGCAACGGGTCAAAGGGGCGGTGGGTTATTTTAGCCTTGACCCCGAACATCCGGTTTTGCGGCAACATCTCCAACGGGGCGGGCTGGGGGCAACGGTGATCAACGGGGAAATTACGTTGTTAGAGGGAGAAAAAACCATCCCAGTACTGCCGGTGCAGGAGGTGCCCTTGACCCTGGGGGGGACGGTGCGGTTTATGACGGCCAATGCCCTGGCCGCTGTCCTGGCCGCCTACCGGGTGGGGGTGAATTTAGACCAATTGGCGGCGGGGTTACGCACCTTTGCCGCAGGGGTGGCGCAAACGCCGGGGCGGATGAATTTGCTGGCGGTGCAGGATTTTCATGTGCTGATTGACTACGCCCACAATCCCCACGGCTATCGGGCGGTGGGGGAATTTGTCGCCGGTTGGCAAAAGGGGGAACGCATCGGGGTAATTGGGGCACCGGGCGACCGCCGGGATGAGGATTTGCGGGAAATGGGTCGCATCGCCGCCGGGTTATTCGACCGCTTGATTATCAAAGAAGACGACGACACCAGGGGTCGCCCGCGGGGGGAAGCCGCCAACTGGTTGCAAATGGGCGTGACCGAAACCGTTGCGACACGGGTTCTCCAGGTAATTTTGGATGAAACCGAGGCCATCGAAACCGCCCTGAAACAAGCCAAAACCGGGGATTTGGTCGTGGTTTTCCCCGAAAGTGTC